In Toxoplasma gondii ME49 chromosome VIII, whole genome shotgun sequence, a single genomic region encodes these proteins:
- a CDS encoding WD domain, G-beta repeat-containing protein (encoded by transcript TGME49_273800), protein MSGGGPPPMPSMRSSFSPDHHLWLSSLIWPDIPLQASISCIAVNPRCTVLATGTHTGHIYIWQLSAVHAALACPESRVCRLGSNAVAGDAPSSHADPPSENRLSVLPPSADGFSTEQSAVPEGKEDAAWRPEDFGTGRDLTQGDCSRQRNAKVCRESVSSRNDGASGNVSGDLPTGSSRTESSPFSSASTNAGGASFEAPLPLVPHLILISEWGGSAPVIECVFAVAAAPLVNACSEEVLVSIHSDSKLRIWSLLDGRCLSATKQFPYPLISIRVLSDRRYVVLTGKTGAMVFDLWAHCLVCHLSLSLPGVASPSTVFARQPGDAALQAVPGGSAPDSARGPGGAGEFYGRRDEAKNPLSRANSGRMSRRSPREVTEAPKAWPCVCLIATATSPPPDCSEDGLRRVRTLFPNLLGDLPFPPLSSQGNPQPGSERQSTAEGVIFRSSSGGDAGRPPPENSMGVCPQGLPPDAPASCASSSFSPSSSFALLHQQSKSLSPTEQVLRGDSFSFLAFPQASAEDFAPPFPRLNTAPRHRATEAPGGKGASPLWPSDSAFFHLAPEDSPEPGLVPPFLEQPVTVAGLTPEGRLAVWDLQAVLASWEEQQTQLDGMGGRALFHGKREHTVFGSLVSQDAASSAPQRYVAGTTQGPSGLPEEAAGDPGPPGDRSAASAAVGGAAGPGRKGGFSGGPYHSNSMIGLRDPLAGDTAGNGGRDRKKGTKAGSSVGEGAAAVLQPMRTVFGGMFGVGGEDESDDEGDEAEDNQASKGVEPVFVSSVCCEPSSIPEVGGSGASSLLSVTASFLVALSSESLVVWRRLPRMCSPSASPTSISYSPFLDIPVTTLTSPAASSNSGFLGPGCAHTGDSRDRSSQSQEEAEGRGDTRGEALSLAWCPAVFGDTWGEGEISQGLPVGWSGLHLLPYSRQVSRFCEELEALERQRSSANQGARAASENEWTLSIRGRGSSKASESRGSSIESGGLGTHFSCENVEAVLLAWTSDGALRAFLLPLLDASFLPSSTLSLASGGLPGGLSLAQGILIGHMPDDLLGGEDTPTPVFLPLFSRFSSAVGGGARRCLGGGEVGERSGGDREEGRRRRRTAEIVGGLLSLGVSLEVSDRVTVASWSLETVEAMPAVRDNPHRFVRASQSKDARLPLEGEGLDALLSPGRLTNAPSEHEARDPQFEESPFGQASSSSFPSSRPSAKPPRTSALRLRVSLRASISVGELWLLPSTLRSSLHRTLFPPVPTVLDGAREDTKRPSLASRRKPQGGCLLLGQGRECVDTGEAVRARFWRLTGLLEQRRHLSEGRACLSCLAGPELESGTGERSLDGGTHPTKNPLSSHAGCSLQMDAPASSRVSPDTNGACTYTSDRHILSWCLVESHGQVFLICSASDGAALGLCLNHVAARLRLHRHLAGETAGHSATCGHSWKGLVNADRASQSVSTDDTLFLSGSRDLAPWPNACHVLPSLVRLPTPATHPGLVAAVEAQGARRSLGKTGWRRRGPSEATPRTRGWGGDSVDGGAKSRRGEQEVWGLVAGSARGSPLRSLSAGVGAGGESTTTCLPTSDDLEPDAFSDFSSELSSQGSSEETFSEFASEESSAQASSASGVSSPGSSEDEEERRSPSIASPLGRSLSRLSTRRRVRPPPGAPPQSPTPLCAAPPVAVKTQVTHFCSLSSVLLAGGTNRGDILFWRLPSFSVCGYLPRALPAPVCAMLRVLSVCGGQGEAQFDSNCFLVADATGQLTLVDAAKCCGCTDTSSANPPDTEFHASLSARRQKPDGASADRRHGVPSTSGASREPASQTKDRGEEDSRGPQEAEQRQQRSAPGARPDEQVASSLGSNLAPGLEPVLSEKGLVESPMYVHYRASTWSVRTPELLQAVPRPCNWSGVFQLERPEGAPWRTLGSSGSLEGGLSPAASLVAPHAIRKVAVDLLSDTICCITVSARFFLWKIQTGQLLKEGPLSRIAGIFAPDVPDAHLFYSRTFLQNPHLYSSSPHLEMTVWGFALGHLQLASSSCCRCCHLACSSSASSPRRSGAKWANLAPNTESQMVAAGDVDPCAQSGSQETLLNAEPPFIAGEPPSAPSSSDVAEKRQSFRRRRGEIRKERKDRGQSSAWASLCCHASAKSSIEAHRTLPSAAVLLLPVSQFLQPCYPPRVALPTGASGAGTDRAAGLGSSRGAETPLAAHALALCSAFLPFGVNASVDAGLQELFAFLSPSPLPLVPGVIGADLAISFSLPLLLIHGILHDSYVRQALRAATVCARHPGVDARTSLRPLEAAPCCHQPSLSHNLLLHQRSVFQSYEVCNREPPRASASLSGSSSCLSASSPSRMIGSDITGSPLDGASARECLESFSSFAAALAERDAVWTVHAASEVARAPAFPDAMSSVVSHLIQREQRSQLRKAGCSSATTPAILAVQQRLWRLQKLPGLCRSAAALKALVASGPAAVLIASTACPSVVSQRTSPSPASASLSLAAKVRGQPASREVSQARRRSKKKSLPSGCDLSGIDLPPPPTCEALNLFGLPSVASKGAGALRVSAASPVCFSSASSLSLTPSFLGADAAVGLGLGGSRRDSRGAPGFPQGPLSGRTGGYVFGLFFASSTSAFLSASVYSASTASRASEGARVRLLQALDETQSCGAVGTTSRQLQIQIQHHQKSLYHHLHVLQMQQKRLEAKLCPEQEQPAEAKRQATDERENTVHVGPETRVKKQTLPASEVETPESGAPISSSSLTNHIRQLEIQQGAIRQQLISLQQQLISLADGEYWGDDGRAEGSRRLIRGRERLVHLSLCVATAPWPGFAAVQRFCEQRDALRIRGRETAAVSADLLNGEEREQEAQRPLKESINPNSAASAPSSPPSTFSSLTSFSSLSSLASSPSTPVSSGEAANAHSDASNLFRLLLALRQEERGLWLRPGPFASKARFGSCSASATGSDESRQRGGPVPGASETRQASLPAAFVSGGRLPLAIGGWPLPRFALYKDTALSSPSCAQFLRLSSASLASPHVSAGTSLSFLSLLSAALVPTLTPPPPSVGARAALIQAFSDNFCHSFFPSVSPASTADGWPQGGGRAAQETVHLRHPSICGESRSQSRLTSMEDSTSRGPPDGVADQHVALTLESRKEGQASLKTLPPFPFDVVPAGPSSPLPSLWLLTLCFLHNCPSPSHSPHGSHPSVGVSASSRAAVYVHLGACDLLRRAICAMEETQLLPFVDVCLQFLGAGCAVSQADQKDALHRAAESGVAALPPNLADELDVTGQSEVALVLLTIIIYERPGLSKIAGLNVGIIVGHHLARAFLGTLLPLAAAGPSASAGGIVAHASAGVASQARGGVPPVARAELLMELFALGLGIVWDTTCLLSRSISALLDGYVPRSLTAKLTGNNGAGEALLPDELLLCQLMAAMFAFTLRPQWSACSSLILTRLARTNFSLFVKVLGRAAGTVEFGSEYTAAALLTLVHFSARIPELSLELLPDMVEAVVRCLDPAEPHLRRRALNAATAALFHLVRCFPMATFHQQTQRFAVGCVDGLIILYDLRTATKWKVLEGHTGAVNCLSFSDDGSLLASYSSTDCTMRLWQSSSSGFFGGILGISAKSQKVIELPPCPKNIFWQSIPYQLETVRMVNKSKTEWMIRREDGKGYMVLVS, encoded by the exons ATGTCTGGCGGAGGCCCGCCACCGATGCCTTCCATGCGgtcgtccttttctccagacCACCATTTGTGGCTCTCATCTCTCATCTGGCCCGACATTCCTCTGCAAGCGTCTATTTCCTGCATCGCCGTCAATCCAAGATGCACAGTTTTGGCAACAGGCACCCACACTGGCCACATTTACATTTGGCAACTGAGTGCGGTCCATGCCGCTCTGGCCTGTCCAGAAAGCCGCGTCTGCCGGCTTGGCTCGAACGCTGTGGCTGGGGATGCTCCGTCGTCGCATGCGGACCCGCCTTCCGAAAATCGGCTCTCGGTTTTGCCGCCGTCAGCTGATGGCTTCTCCACCGAGCAGAGCGCTGTGCCCGAGGGCAAGGAAGACGCAGCGTGGAGACCGGAAGATTTTGGAACCGGACGCGACCTTACTCAGGGAGACtgcagcagacagagaaacgccaaGGTCTGCAGAGAATCGGTCTCCTCACGGAATGATGGTGCCTCTGGAAATGTCTCCGGCGACTTGCCAACCGGCAGTTCCCGGACTGAGTCGTCGCCGTTTTCGTCCGCTTCGACGAACGCAGGCGGAGCCAGCTTCGAGGCTCCTCTCCCGCTTGTCCCCCATTTGATTTTGATCAGTGAGTGGGGCGGATCTGCGCCGGTGATCGAGTGCGTCTTTGCCGTCGCAGCGGCGCCGCTGgtgaacgcatgcagtgaagaAGTATTGGTGTCTATACACTCGGACAGCAAACTGCGGATCTGGTCACTTCTCGACGGCCGGTGTCTGTCGGCCACGAAGCAGTTTCCGTATCCCTTGATCTCCATTCGCGTGCTGTCCGATCGGCGTTACGTCGTTTTAACTGGCAAAACCGGCGCGATGGTTTTCGACTTGTGGGCCCACTGTCTTGTGTGTCACCTCTCACTTTCTCTTCCAGGCGTTGCCTCGCCCTCAACTGTCTTTGCGCGTCAGCCAGGTGACGCAGCGCTTCAGGCGGTGCCGGGGGGCTCGGCGCCTGACAGCGCTCGGGGCCCTGGAGGAGCGGGGGAGTTCTATGGGAGACGAGATGAAGCGAAGAATCCGCTTTCGAGAGCCAACAGCGGGAGAATGTCCAGACGCTCCCCCAGGGAAGTGACGGAAGCTCCGAAGGCATGgccgtgtgtctgtctcatCGCTACGGCCACCAGCCCGCCTCCAGACTGCAGCGAAGATGGACTACGAAGAGTGCGGACTTTGTTCCCGAATCTACTAGGTGACCTGCcattccctcctctctcatcGCAGGGGAACCCACAGCCGGGCAGTGAAAGACAGTCCACTGCAGAAGGAGTCATCTTTCGAAGCTCGTCTGGGGGAGACGCCGGAAGGCCGCCACCGGAAAACAGCATGGGTGTGTGTCCCCAAGGTCTCCCGCCTGACGCTCCCGCCTCGTGTGCGTCCTCGTCGTTTTCgccctcttcgtcctttGCGTTGCTCCACCAACAGTCGAAGTCCCTATCCCCCACAGAGCAAGTCTTACGAGGAGACTCCTTTTCGTTCTTGGCTTTTCCTCAGGCCTCTGCAGAGGACTTTGCCCCGCCCTTTCCCCGTCTCAACACAGCCCCCCGGCACCGCGCCACAGAGGCTCCAGGAGGGAAAGGAGCCTCCCCTCTGTGGCCGAGTGATTCGGCCTTCTTCCACTTGGCTCCCGAAGACTCCCCTGAGCCGGGGCTCGTGCCGCCCTTCCTCGAGCAGCCCGTGACTGTCGCTGGACTGACGCCAGAGGGCCGCCTAGCTGTCTGGGACCTGCAGGCAGTCTTGGCTAGCTGGGAGGAGCAGCAGACACAGCTCGACGGGATGGGTGGGCGCGCACTGTTTCACGGGAAGCGGGAACACACAGTCTTTGGCTCGTTGGTGTCTCAAGACGCGGCTAGCTCGGCCCCACAGCGATACGTCGCCGGCACCACTCAGGGACCGTCGGGGCTTCCGGAGGAAGCTGCCGGGGATCCAGGACCGCCTGGAGACCGCAGCGCGGCTTCAGCGGCTGTTGGGGGTGCCGCGGGGCCTGGACGGAAAGGAGGCTTCTCCGGGGGACCGTACCATTCGAATTCCATGATCGGCCTACGCGACCCGCTGGCAGGAGACACGGCgggaaacggaggaagagacagaaagaaagggacCAAGGCAGGATCTTCAGTCGGCGAAGGAGCCGCGGCAGTCCTCCAGCCCATGAGGACAGTGTTCGGCGGCATGTTCGGAGttggaggagaggacgaatcGGATGACGAAGGtgacgaggcagaggacaACCAAGCATCCAAAGGAGTCGAACCCGTATTCGTCTCCAGCGTCTGCTGCGAA CCCTCATCGATTCCTGAAGTTGGCGGGAGCGGCGCCTCtagtctcctctctgtgacTGCCTCATTCCTCGTCGCGCTGAGCTCCGAGAGCCTCGTCGTCTGGCGTCGCTTGCCCCGCATGTGCAGCCCGTCGGCGTCGCCTACTTCGATTTCCTACAGCCCGTTTCTGGACATTCCAGTCACCACCCTCACCTCTCCCGCGGCGTCCTCAAATTCCGGATTCCTAGGGCCCGGTTGTGCCCacacaggagacagccgagaccGATCGAGCCAGAGCCAGGAGGAGGCCGaggggcgaggagacactcgcgGCGAGGCACTGTCGTTGGCATGGTGCCCAGCGGTGTTTGGAGACACCTGGGGCGAAGGGGAGATATCCCAGGGACTGCCCGTGGGCTGGAGTGGCTTGCACCTTCTCCCCTACTCGCGACAGgtgtctcgcttctgcgaAGAACTGGAGGCCCTTGAGCGACAGCGCAGCTCGGCGAATCAGGGGGCGCGAGCGGCGAGTGAGAACGAATGGACTCTTTCTATTCGAGGGCGAGGGTCGTCCAAGGCGTCGGAGTCTCGTGGGAGCTCGATAGAGAGTGGAGGCCTCGGGACGCATTTTTCCTGCGAAAATGTCGAGgctgttcttctcgcgtgGACCTCAGACGGTGCTCTTcgggcgtttcttcttccgctcctcGACGCGAGCTTCCTGCCCAGTTCCACGTTGTCTCTCGCATCCGGAGGGCTGCCGGGAggcctctccctcgctcaAGGCATCCTCATTGGCCACATGCCGGACGACCTTCttggaggcgaagacacaCCCACgcctgttttccttcctctcttctcgcgcttctcttctgcggtGGGTGGGGGTGCCCGACGGTGCTTGGGAGGGGGCGAGGTGGGAGAGCGCAGTGGcggggacagagaagaaggaagacgaaggagaagaacggcggAAATCGTTGGAGGGCTCCTGTCGCTGGGTGTCTCCCTGGAGGTCTCCGACCGTGTGACAGTGGCCTCGTGGAGtctggagacagtggaggcGATGCCTGCGGTACGAGACAACCCTCACCGGTTTGTGAGGGCCAGCCAGAGCAAGGATGCTCGACTGCCGCTGGAGGGGGAGGGGCTAGATGCACTGCTGTCCCCTGGCCGCTTGACTAACGCCCCCTCAGAACATGAGGCGCGGGATCCTCAGTTCGAGGAATCCCCCTTCGGTcaggcgtcttcgtcttcctttccaAGTTCTCGTCCGTCCGCCAAACCCCCGAGAACGTccgcgcttcgtcttcgcgtcTCGCTGCGGGCGTCGATAAGTGTCGGCGAGTTGTGGCTGCTCCCCTCCACACTTCGTTCGAGTCTTCATCGCACCCTCTTCCCCCCGGTCCCGACTGTGCTCGACGGCGCCCGCGAGGACACAAAAAGGCCCTCCCTCGCCTCGAGGCGGAAGCCCCAGGGCGGCTGCCTCTTGCTGGGACAGGGGCGCGAGTGTGTAGACACGGGCGAGGCTGTGCGTGCACGGTTCTGGCGCCTCACTGGACTGCTGGAACAACGAAGGCACCTTAGCGAAGGTCGGGCCTGCCTGAGCTGTCTGGCAGGTCCGGAACTCGAGAGCGGGACTGGCGAGCGGAGTTTGGACGGTGGCACACACCCCACCAAAAATCCTCTTTCTTCACACGCGGGATGTAGCCTGCAAATGGACGCCCCGGCGTCTTCGCGCGTGTCTCCAGATACCAACGGAgcgtgtacatacacctcagATCGGCATATATTGTCCTGGTGTCTGGTGGAGTCCCACGGCCAAGTTTTCCTCATTTGCAGTGCGTCAGATGGGGCGGCGCTAGGACTCTGTCTGAACCACGTCGCTGCGCGGCTGAGGCTCCATCGTCACTTGGCTGGAGAGACCGCTGGGCACTCTGCAACTTGTGGACACTCTTGGAAGGGGCTGGTAAACGCAGATCGTGCTTCCCAGAGTGTCTCTACAGACGACACTCTGTTCTTGAGCGGGTCTCGCGATCTGGCCCCGTGGCCGAATGCCTGCCATGTGCTGCCCAGTTTGGTGCGTCTCCCCACTCCGGCGACACACCCCGGTTTGGTGGCTGCCGTGGAGGCGCAAGGCGCGCGCCGGAGTCTGGGCAAGACcggctggaggagacgcggaccCTCTGAGGCCACACCGCGAACGCGAGGGTGGGGTGGAGACAGCGTGGACGGGGGCGCGAAATCGAGAcggggagaacaagaagtcTGGGGACTCGTGGCTGGAAGCGCGCGAGGCTCTCCCCTTCGCTCGCTGTCCGCGGGGGTGGGCGCAGGAGGCGAGTCGACGACGACGTGTCTGCCGACGTCTGACGATTTGGAACCAGACGCGTTTTCGGACTTCTCGTCTGAGTTATCGTCTCAAGGATCCTCGGAGGAAACGTTCTCCGAGTTCGCCAGCGAGGAGTCGTCTGCACAAGCTTCATCGGCTTCTGGAGTCTCGTCGCCGGGATCCtccgaggacgaagaggagagaagatcGCCTTCCATCGCCTCGCCTCTTGGCCGATCTCTCTCGAGGTTGTCCACGCGCCGCCGTGTGCGGCCACCTCCTGGCGCGCCTCCCCAGTCGCCGACGCCTCTGTGTGCGGCTCCGCCGGTAGCAGTAAAGACGCAGGTGACCCACTTCTGTTCTCTGAGCTCGGTGCTGCTCGCTGGAGGCACGAACCGAGGCGACATTCTCTTCTGGCGGCTgccctccttctccgtttgCGGATATCTCCCTCGAGCCCTGCCTGCGCCTGTGTGCGCGATGCTGCGCGTCTTGTCGGTGTGCGGCGGCCAGGGCGAAGCGCAGTTCGACTCGAACTGTTTCTTGGTGGCCGACGCCACGGGGCAGCTCACCCTCGTCGACGCGGCCAAGTGCTgcgggtgtacagacacctcgaGTGCAAATCCGCCAGACACCGAGTTCCacgcttcgctgtctgctcgGCGTCAGAAGCCGGACGGGGCTTCTGCCGATCGACGCCACGGAGTGCCCTCGACCAGTGGGGCGTCCAGGGAGCCCGCTAGCCAGACCAAAGATCGAGGCGAAGAGGATTCGCGTGGGCCGCAGGAAGccgagcagagacagcagcgaagcGCGCCTGGCGCACGACCAGACGAGCAGGTCGCCTCGAGTCTGGGCTCGAATCTGGCTCCAGGGCTGGAGCCAGTGCTGTCAGAGAAAGGGCTCGTCGAAAGCCCCATGTACGTGCACTACCGCGCCTCGACGtggagtgtacgtacacccgagctTCTCCAGGCGGTGCCGCGGCCGTGCAACTGGTCGGGTGTGTTTCAGCTGGAGCGGCCGGAGGGAGCGCCGTGGCGGACGTTGGGCTCTTCCGGCTCCCTCGAGGGcggtctctctcccgcaGCGTCGCTCGTGGCTCCACACGCGATTCGTAAAGTTGCGGTGGATCTCTTGTCAGATACCATTTGTTGCATCACCGTGTCggcgcgcttcttcctgtggAAGATTCAGACCGGGCAGCTCCTGAAGGAGGGGCCGCTGTCGAGGATTGCCGGCATCTTCGCACCCGACGTCCCCGACGCACACCTCTTCTATTCTCGCACCTTCCTGCAGAATCCGCATCTGTACTCCTCTTCGCCCCACCTCGAGATGACCGTTTGGGGGTTCGCGCTGGGACATCTCCaactcgcttcctcctcctgtTGCCGCTGTTGCCACTTAGCCTGcagttcttctgcttcctcgcctcgccgTTCGGGAGCGAAATGGGCCAACCTGGCGCCGAACACAGAATCTCAGATGGTCGCGGCTGGCGACGTGGACCCGTGTGCGCAGAGTGGAAGCCAGGAGACACTTCTGAACGCCGAGCCTCCCTTCATCGCGGGTGAGCCGCCTTCCGCACCGTCGTCTTCAGACGTCGCTGAGAAGCGCCAGTCGTTTCGTCGGCGACGAGGCGAGATtcgaaaggaaagaaaggacagaGGCCAGAGCAGTGCGTGGGCTTCCCTCTGTTGCCACGCATCCGCGAAAAGCAGCATCGAGGCGCATCGAACGCTGCCTAGCGCCGCTGTCCTACTCCTCCCGGTTTCGCAGTTTCTCCAGCCCTGCTACCCCCCCAGAGTGGCGCTGCCTACTGGAGCTTCGGGCGCTGGCACCGACCGGGCCGCAGGCCTGGGGTCCAGCCGGGGCGCGGAGACCCCGCtggccgcgcatgcactcgcacTCTGCTCTGCGTTTTTGCCTTTCGGCGTCAACGCGTCAGTCGATGCTGGCCTCCAGGAACTgtttgccttcctctcgccgtcgccctTGCCCCTTGTGCCGGGCGTTATCGGCGCAGACCTAGCGATCTCGTTCTCGCTGCCGCTTCTCTTGATTCACGGCATCCTCCACGACTCCTACGTGCGTCAGGCCCTCCGCGCCGCCACGGTGTGCGCGAGGCACCCGGGGGTAGACGCACGCACTTCCCTGCGCCCCCTCGAAGCTGCGCCTTGTTGCCACCAACCCTCGCTGTCTCATAACTTGCTTCTTCACCAGCGATCAGTCTTCCAGAGCTACGAGGTCTGCAACAGGGAGCCTCCGCGAgcgtcggcttctctctcaggaTCTTCGTCATgtttgtctgcttcctctccttcccgcATGATCGGCTCTGACATAACGGGGTCGCCCCTGGACGGCGCGAGCGCGAGGGAATGTCTGGAaagcttctcgtcttttgcAGCTGCGCTAGCGGAGCGTGACGCCGTCTGgacggtgcatgcagcgagtgAGGTTGCACGGGCGCCGGCCTTCCCAGACGCGATGTCGTCTGTCGTGTCGCACCTCATACAAAGAGAGCAGCGGAGTCAACTGAGGAAGGCAGGATGTAGCAGCGCAACGACTCCAGCAATCCTCGCTGTCCAACAACGCCTGTGGCGCCTCCAGAAGCTGCCGGGTCTCTGCAGGTCCGCTGCGGCCCTCAAGGCCCTCGTCGCCTCTGGACCAGCCGCTGTGCTGATCGCTTCAACTGCGTGTCCGTCTGTGGTATCTCAACGGACTTCTCCGTCACCTGCTTCGGCTTCCCTGTCGCTCGCTGCGAAGGTGCGGGGTCAGCCAGCATCCCGAGAGGTCTCGCAGGCCCGACGGCGCAGCAAAAAAAAGAGCCTCCCGTCAGGCTGCGATCTCTCTGGCATAGACCTTCCTCCGCCGCCAACGTGTGAAGCCCTGAATCTCTTCGGACTCCCGTCTGTAGCAAGCAAGGGTGCGGGGGCCCTCCGGGTGTCGGCTGCGTCGcccgtctgtttctcctcagcatcttcgctctctctcactcCGAGCTTCTTGGGCGCCGACGCGGCCGTTGGACTGGGCCTCGGGGGAAGCAGGCGCGACTCTCGAGGAGCCCCGGGATTTCCCCAGGGACCCCTTTCAGGGCGAACCGGGGGCTACGTTTTTGGGCTTTTCTTTGCCTCGTCTACCTCCGCATTTCTCTCCGCGTCCGTGTACTCCGCCTCCACTGCGAGCCGCGCCTCAGAAGGCGCCAGAGTCCGTCTGCTGCAGGCCCTGGACGAAACGCAGAGCTGCGGCGCTGTCGGGACCACGAGCCGTCAGCTGCAGATCCAGATTCAGCACCACCAAAAAAGCCTTTACCACCATCTTCACGTCCTCCAGATGCAGCAGAAGCGCCTTGAGGCCAAGCTGTGCCCCGAGCAAGAACAGCCCGCGGAGGCTAAGAGACAGGccacagacgagagagaaaataCAGTGCATGTCGGACCAGAAACGAGAGTCAAGAAACAGACTCTACCAGCTTCCGAAGTAGAGACTCCCGAATCCGGCGCTCCCATTTCTTCATCGTCGTTAACGAATCACATCCGTCAGTTGGAGATCCAGCAAGGTGCGATTCGCCAGCAGCTCATTAGCCTGCAGCAGCAGTTGATTTCCCTGGCAGACGGCGAATACTGGGGAGACGATGGGCGAGCGGAGGGCTCCCGTCGGCTTATACGCGGACGCGAACGGCTAGTGCACCTCTCGCTGTGTGTCGCGACAGCCCCGTGGCCGGGGTTCGCGGCCGTCCAGCGTTTCTGTGAACAGCGCGACGCACTCCGCATTCGCGGACGAGAAACCGCTGCTGTAAGCGCCGATCTCCTGAatggcgaagagagagagcaggaggcgcAACGACCACTGAAGGAATCGATTAACCCCAACTCGGCTGCTTCTGCCCCCTCGTCTCCGCCATccaccttctcttctctgacttctttctcctcgttgtcgtctctcgcgtcctcgccATCGACGCCCGTGTCGTCCGGTGAGGCTGCTAATGCTCACTCTGACGCTTCCAACCTCTTCCGGCTTCTCCTTGCTCTCCGgcaggaagagcgagggctGTGGCTGCGCCCCGGACCCTTCGCGTCCAAGGCGCGCTTCGGCTCTTGCTCTGCAAGCGCCACGGGGAGCGACGAGAGCCGCCAGCGAGGAGGACCTGTGCCCGGCGCCTCAGAGACTCGGCAGGCCTCACTTCCTGCGGCATTTGTGAGTGGCGGACGCCTGCCTCTAGCGATTGGTGGCTGGCCACTGCCGCGATTCGCCCTATATAAGGACACGGCTTTGAGTTCGCCTTCCTGCGCGCAGTTTCTGCGTTTGTCTAGCGCCTCGCTCGCCTCGCCGCATGTCTCCGCGGGCACAtcgctctcgtttctctcgcttctctcggcgGCCCTCGTCCCGACTCTCACCCCGCCTCCGCCCTCCGTGGGCGCACGCGCCGCACTGATTCAGGCCTTCTCTGACAATTTTTGTCACTCGTTTTTCCCCTCggtttctcctgcttcgACTGCAGATGGTTGGCCCCAGGGCGGAGGCAGAGCAGCCCAGGAGACTGTTCATTTGCGGCATCCGTCAATCTGTGGCGAGTCTCGATCTCAGTCTCGTCTGACATCAATGGAGGACTCCACATCCCGCGGCCCTCCGGATGGGGTCGCTGACCAGCATGTCGCCTTGACACTGGAGAGCCGAAAGGAAGGACAGGCCTCGCTAAAAACGCTGCCTCCCTTTCCTTTCGATGTAGTCCCCGCAGGTCCCTCCTCGCCGCTGCCGTCTCTTTGGCTGTTGACGCTGTGCTTCCTGCATAACTGCCCCTCGCCTTCCCACTCGCCTCACGGGTCGCATCCAAGCGTGGGcgtttccgcttcttctaGAGCTGCGGTGTACGTCCACCTCGGAGCCTGTGACCTTCTCAGGCGGGCAATCTGCGCcatggaggagacgcagctcCTTCCCTTCGTCGATGTCTGCCTTCAGTTCCTCGGCGCCGGCTGTGCAGTTTCGCAGGCGGACCAAAAAGACGCGCTGCACCGCGCGGCAGAATCTGGCGTTGCGGCTCTGCCTCCAAATCTGGCAGACGAACTCGATGTCACCGGGCAGAGTGAAGTggctctcgtccttctcacAATCATTATTTACGAACGGCCTGGCCTCAGTAAAA tTGCAGGACTGAACGTGGGCATCATCGTAGGGCACCACCTGGCTCGCGCGTTTTTGGGgacgcttctgcctctcgcagCTGCAGGGCCCTCGGCGTCTGCCGGCGGCATcgtcgcgcatgcgtcggcTGGGGTGGCGTCCCAGGCTCGGGGGGGAGTGCCACCGGTCGCGCGCGCAGAACTGCTTATGGAGTTGTTTGCCTTGGGGCTGGGCATTGTGTGGGACACTACGTGTTTGTTGAGTCGATCCATTTCGGCTCTCTTGGATGGTTACGTCCCGCGAAGCCTCACAGCCAAGTTGACAGGCAACAACGGCGCAGGGGAGGCGCTTCTGCCCGAcgagctgcttctctgccaGCTCATGGCTGCCATGTTCGCCTTTACCTTGCGGCCCCAGTGGAGCGCGTGCAGCTCCCTCATTCTCACCCGCCTCGCCCGCACGAACTTCTCGCTGTTCGTCAAAGTTCTCGGCAGAGCTGCCGG CACTGTTGAGTTTGGCTCCGAGTATACGGCAGCGGCGTTGCTGACTCTCGTCCATTTCAGCGCGCGGATTCCCGAGCTGTCTCTGGAGCTTCTTCCGGACATGGTCGAAGCGGTAGTCCGGTGTCTAGACCCCGCGGAGCCTCACCTTCGTCGTCGTGCACTGAACGCCGCAACGGCGGCTCTGTTTCACCTTGTTCGTTGCTTCCCCATGGCAACGTTTCATCAGCAAACTCAACGCTTCGCTGTAGGCTGCGTGGATGGCCTCATCATCCTCTACGACCTGCGCACTGCCACCAAGTGGAAGGTGCTCGAAGGCCATACAGGCGCCGTTaactgtctctccttctccgacGATGGAtcgctcctcgcctcctACTCCAGTACCGACTGCACAATGCGCCTCTGGCAG AGTTCATCTTCCGGATTCTTTGGGGGAATTCTTGGCATTTCAGCAAAGTCACAGAAGGTGATTGAGCTACCGCCCTGCCCCAAGAATATTTTCTGGCAGTCCATCCCTTAC CAATTAGAGACCGTTCGCATGGTGAACAAGTCCAAAACGGAGTGGATGATCCGTCGCGAAGATGGCAAGGGCTACATGGTTTTGGTTTCCTAA